The proteins below come from a single Conger conger chromosome 10, fConCon1.1, whole genome shotgun sequence genomic window:
- the LOC133138992 gene encoding MYND-type zinc finger-containing chromatin reader ZMYND8-like isoform X4, whose protein sequence is MHPQSLAEEEIKTESDVVEGMDISTRSKVSDPGSAERAAQKRKLPSPPHSSNGHSPSDTSPSPIKKKKKPGLVNSSNKEQDGRNDFYCWVCHREGQVLCCELCPRVYHAKCLKLAAEPEGDWFCPECEKITVAECIETQSKAMTMLTIDQLSYLLKFALQKMKQPGDQARSSLSPHAAAQQRKPINWTEPFQKPVSLEQHPDYAEYIFHPMDLCTLEKNIKKKMYGCTEAFLADMKWILHNCIIYNGGNHKLTATAKVIVKICEHEMNEIEVCPECYLSACQKRENWFCEPCSHPHPLVWAKLKGFPFWPAKALRDKDGQVDARFFGQHDRAWVPINNCYLMSKEIPFSVKKTKSIFNSAMQEMEVYVENIRKKFGVFNYAPFRTPYTPNNQFQMLLDPSNPSAGTVKPEKQEKIKFNFDMTASPKMLLGKSMLPGGTSRRISLTEMPRSPMSTNSSVHTGSDIEQDTSEKSIKAPPSHYSAGEESMDCTASPASMKTGHTGSVTGSPKPFSPQASTPIIPKQERTSTGSILNLNLDRSKAEMDLKELSETVQQQSASVVLTSPKRQIRSRFQLNLDKTIESCKAQLGIDEISEDVYKGGEPSDSEDSEKSDSSDSEYVSEEEQKLKNGQYEADDKEKLERDSKKKSRTSSQGEVKDGKAAGTAATVTEKTSAELQPKEKTSANSDKEPSEKAKASQHLAKEKASTKDEGMAASADADSDSERELVIDLREDSSGWDRKKSKKEPPVATTPKDPAVTKLEGKAPASSSAAAPPVSDGSTSTPSTKDPPQSSITIPLNVVSFAATTAPTLLPSVPSVATSATAQPATVKKQRPLLPRETAPAVQRAVVWNPTNKFQTSSQKWHMQKVQRQQQSQQPDTPTESSPQQQAQPQSTAMTSSSQQASPGTRYQTRQAVKGQQKEAPQSTTSSVTLVTGTPAVSMISTPGSVGTPSSSSMAGDFQISTTSADVASDIAKYTTKIMDAIKGTMSEIYTDLSKSTSGNTIAEIRRLRIEIEKLQWLHQQELSEMKHNLELTMAEMRQSLEQERERLIAEVKKQMELEKQQAVDETKKKQWCANCKKEAIFYCCWNTSYCDYPCQQAHWPEHMKSCTQSATASQQESEAEVTADVGSKPPGQPSSAQPSPADTAAAPAGKDSSVEKSKDSATVSVS, encoded by the exons TTTGGCCGAAGAAGAGATAAAAACAGAATCTGATGTGGTAGAGGGGATGGACATCTCCACACGATCCAAAG TTTCAGATCCTGGATCGGCAGAAAGGGCAGCTCAGAAACGAAAGCTGCCCAGCCCACCACACTCTTCCAATGGGCATTCCCCCTCTGACACCTCACCCAGTcccattaaaaagaaaaagaaaccaggCTTAGTTAACAGTAGTAACAAAGAACAG GATGGACGGAATGACTTCTATTGCTGGGTGTGCCACCGAGAGGGTCAGGTTCTCTGCTGTGAACTTTGCCCACGGGTGTACCACGCAAAGTGCCTGAAACTGGCAGCCGAGCCCGAGGGGGACTGGTTCTGTCCCGAGTGTGAG aaaataacaGTTGCGGAGTGCATAGAAACTCAAAGCAAAGCAATGACGATGCTAACAATAGACCAGCTGTCTTATCTGCTTAAGTTTGCTCTCCAGAAGATGAAACAACCAGGG GACCAAGCACGctcgtctctctccccccacgcAGCCGCCCAGCAGAGAAAACCTATTAATTGG ACGGAGCCATTTCAGAAGCCTGTATCTCTGGAACAACACCCAGATTATGCTGAATACATTTTCCATCCAATGGACCTCTGTACATTAGAAAAG aacataaaaaagaaaatgtatggcTGTACAGAAGCTTTTCTGGCAGATATGAAATGGATCTTGCACAACTGTATCATATACAATGGAG gTAATCACAAGCTTACAGCAACTGCAAAAGTAATTGTGAAAATCTGCGAACATGAA ATGAATGAAATTGAAGTGTGTCCAGAGTGCTATCTGTCAGCTTGTCAGAAGAGGGAAAACTGGTTTTGTGAACCATGT AGCCACCCCCACCCTCTTGTGTGGGCTAAGCTGAAGGGATTTCCATTCTGGCCAGCAAAAGCACTGCGAGACAAAGATGGACAAGTGGATGCCCGTTTTTTTGGGCAGCATGATAG GGCTTGGGTCCCAATAAACAACTGCTACCTCATGTCTAAAGAGATTCCTTTTTCTGTGAAAAAGACTAAAAGCATATTTAATAGTGCCATGCAAGAGATGGAGGTCTATGTGGAAAACATCCGCAAGAAGTTTGGTGTTTTCAACTACGCTCCATTCAGGACACCCTACACTCCCAATAACCAGTTCCAAATGCTGCTGGATCCCTCCAATCCCAGTGCAGGAACCGTCAAGCCTGAGAAACAGGAGAAGATTAAGTTCAACTTTGATATGACCGCCTCTCCCAAGATGCTGCTGGGTAAGAGCATGCTGCCGGGGGGAACAAGCCGAAGAATCTCCCTTACGGAGATGCCCCGCTCTCCAATGAGCACCAACTCCTCCGTTCATACGGGGTCGGACATTGAGCAGGACACGTCCGAGAAGAGCATCAAGGCTCCACCGAGTCACTACAGTGCTGGAGAGGAGTCCATGGACTGCACAG CATCCCCTGCCTCTATGAAGACTGGGCACACAGGTAGCGTGACAGGCAGCCCCAAGCCCTTTTCTCCCCAGGCTTCCACACCCATCATCCCAAAGCAGGAGAGGACGTCCACTGGGAGCATCCTCAACCTCAACCTGG ATCGGAGCAAAGCTGAGATGGACCTGAAGGAGCTAAGTGAGACAGTACAGCAGCAGTCTGCTTCAGTGGTCCTGACCTCCCCAAAGAGACAGATCAGGAGCCGCTTTCAGCTCAACCTCGACAAAACCATCGAGAGCTGCAAGGCCCAGCTTG GCATTGATGAGATTTCTGAAGATGTCTACAAGGGTGGGGAACCCAGTGACTCAGAGGATTCAGAGAAATCGGACTCAAGCGATAGCGAGTACGTGagtgaagaggagcagaagcTGAAGAATGGGCAGTATGAGGCCGACGACAAGGAAAAGCTTGAGAGGGATTCAAAGAAGAAGAGCAGAACTTCCTCTCAAGGAGAAGTCAAGGATGGCAAGGCAGCGGGCACGGCAGCGACAGTGACTGAAAAAACGAGCGCAGAACTACAGCCGAAGGAGAAGACAAGTGCCAACTCTGACAAAGAGCCCTCTGAAAAGGCCAAAGCCTCTCAGCACCTGGCTAAGGAGAAGGCCAGCACCAAGGATGAGGGGATGGCTGCCTCTGCAGACGCGGACTCTGACTCAGAGCGGGAGCTGGTCATCGACCTTCGAGAGGACTCCTCAGGCTGGGACCGCAAGAAGAGCAAGAAGGAGCCACCTGTTGCCACCACACCCAAGGACCCTGCTGTCACCAAGCTCGAAG GTAAAGCCCCTGCGTCCTCTAGTGCAGCTGCTCCACCAGTGAGCGATGGGTCCACGTCAACACCCAGCACCAAAGACCCCCCTCAGTCCTCCATCACCATCCCTCTCAATGTGGTGTCCTTTGCTGCCACCACCGCCCCCACCCTCCTGCCCTCCGTGCCCAGCGTGGCCACCAGTGCGACAGCGCAGCCTGCCACCGTGAAGaagcagcgccccctgctgccccgGGAGACAGCCCCAGCGGTACAGCGTGCGGTGGTGTGGAACCCAACCAACAAGTTCCAGACATCCTCACAGAAATGGCACATGCAGAAGGTGCAGCGGCAGCAGCAGAGCCAGCAGCCGGACACACCGACCGAGAGCAGCCCCCAGCAGCAAGCACAGCCACAGTCCACAGCCATGACCTCCTCATCGCAGCAGGCCTCCCCTGGCACACGCTACCAGACACGGCAGGCAGTGAAAG GGCAACAGAAAGAGGCACCACAGAGCACAACATCTTCAGTCACTCTGGTGACTGGAACTCCGGCAGTGTCCATGATTTCCACCCCTGGGTCAGTCGGaactccctcttcttcctccatGGCCGGTGACTTTCAGATCAGCACAACCTCAGCAGATGTAGCATCAGACATAGCAAAGTATACCACCaag ATTATGGATGCAATAAAAGGAACAATGTCTGAGATTTACACTGATCTCTCTAAAAGCACCTCAGGAAACACAATTGCAGAG ATTCGGCGATTGAGAatagaaattgaaaaattgcaGTGGCTACACCAGCAAGAGTTATCTGAAATGAAGCACAACCTTG AGCTCACTATGGCGGAGATGAGACAGAGCttggagcaggagagggagcgtCTCATCGCAGAGGTTAAGAAGCAGATGGAGTTGGAGAAGCAGCAGGCTGTGGACGAGACAAAGAAGAAGCAGTGGTGTGCTAATTGCAAGAAGGAGGCCATCTTCTACTGCTGCTGGAACACCAGCTACTGTGACTACCCCTGCCAGCAGGCCCACTGGCCTGAGCACATGAAGTCCTGCACGCAGTCAG CTACTGCCTCTCAACAGGAGTCTGAGGCTGAAGTGACTGCAGATGTTGGGAGCAAGCCTCCCGGTCAGCCCAGCAGTGCCCAGCCTTCCCCAGCTGACACTGCTGCAGCCCCTGCAGGCAAAGATTCCAGTGTGGAGAAAAGCAAGGACAGTGCCACTGTCAGTGTGTCCTAA